Proteins from one Argopecten irradians isolate NY chromosome 15, Ai_NY, whole genome shotgun sequence genomic window:
- the LOC138309689 gene encoding GATA zinc finger domain-containing protein 14-like — protein sequence MSFLTFISGLVLLRNKRNVKSRAELRSCARHNCSNTACGIEDGWHLYGSDWGCCGNYDGCCTWASVICYAHDVVCQCCDYGWWCGPDCKREPECFRPGRKIPDRFGGLDHSVVNQIPQNGSGYARSMGRQKERNNTRHSNRIPSKIVPSKFNSGIHSENSHERNIRTKGENISETVEELVESEHEDIQNISQEFNSNFSRDQPENNSSVARTDEYAKRNDAYANRTNEYVDINDEYANRTDEYADAENNTENFIHNTTGNSSGTMENIDEKNQIQNSNFSTAFEEFNVTAIPGDQDGGNHSDVVGSEGDFIQVSRTSSDNTEQDNLEEDGSGML from the exons ATGTCGTTTTTGACGTTTATTTCAGGTCTTGTTTTATTACGAAACAAAAGGAACGTCAAGAGTCGTGCTGAGCTCCGGTCGTGTGCGCGTCACAACTGTAG TAACACTGCTTGTGGTATTGAGGATGGCTGGCACCTATACGGGTCAGACTGGGGTTGCTGTGGTAACTACGATGGCTGCTGCACGTGGGCGTCCGTCATCTGTTACGCGCATGACGTCGTATGTCAGTGCTGCGACTATGGATGGTGGTGCGGACCAGACTGTAAGCGAGAACCAGAATGTTTTCGTCCGGGACGGAAAATTCCGGATCGATTCGGTGGCCTGGACCATAGTGTTGTGAACCAGATTCCACAGAATGGGTCCGGATACGCCAGGAGTATGGGACGACAGAAAGAACGAAATAACACAAGACATAGTAACAGGATTCCAAGTAAAATAGTTCCTTCTAAATTTAACAGTGGTATTCATTCAGAGAATTCGCATGAGAGAAATATTAGAACTAAAGGGGAAAATATATCAGAGACGGTTGAAGAATTAGTAGAAAGTGAGCACGAGGATATCCAAAATATATCGCAGGAATTCAATTCCAATTTTTCCCGTGATCAACCAGAAAATAATTCTTCAGTGGCTAGAACTGATGAATATGCAAAGAGAAACGATGCATATGCAAATAGAACCAATGAATATGTAGATATCAACGATGAATATGCAAATAGGACCGATGAATATGCAGATGCAGAAAATAACACAGAAAACTTTATTCACAATACAACCGGAAATTCTTCGGGAACTATGGAGAACATTGacgaaaaaaatcaaatacaaaactCAAACTTCTCCACAGCGTTCGAGGAATTTAATGTGACAGCCATTCCTGGAGATCAAGATGGTGGCAATCACTCCGATGTCGTCGGAAGTGAAGGCGATTTTATACAAGTGTCTAGAACGTCTTCTGACAATACTGAACAGGATAACTTAGAGGAGGATGGCAGTGGAATGCTGTAA
- the LOC138309506 gene encoding protein unc-13 homolog C-like, producing MSNSRRTTSRDSVTISDRLDIVCRKLDNFATKEFLNSVIANMKEELQTQIHRENEELVNSLKGRINSLETENEELKDKLCLLEQRQADSDEIISDLEERYNDLEQHGRKNSIRINGLQDNSDKESVEECVKKVVELVNTKLNVPLQPHDIDIAHRLGKFDNARKRSIIVKFTHRRKKHEITRSRRKLKGSGITIFEDLTKTNQQRLKDAFKVDCVQNSYSVDGKLYVILKNGKKRRLFPDTKLTNQFLENDANFNYRRI from the coding sequence ATGTCCAACTCCAGAAGAACAACATCCAGAGATAGTGTAACGATTTCCGACAGACTGGATATAGTGTGTCGGAAACTTGACAATTTCGCAACAAAGGAATTTTTGAACTCTGTGATTGCAAACATGAAAGAAGAATTACAGACTCAAATACATCGTGAAAACGAAGAGCTCGTAAATTCACTCAAAGGAAGAATCAACTCGCTTGAAACAGAAAACGAAGAACTTAAGGACAAATTGTGTCTTCTTGAGCAGAGACAAGCCGATTCAGATGAAATTATCAGTGATCTTGAGGAACGCTATAACGACCTAGAACAACACGGTCGGAAAAACTCTATACGGATTAACGGGCTCCAAGACAACTCTGATAAAGAATCTGTGGAGGAATGTGTGAAGAAAGTGGTTGAGCTCGTCAACACCAAGCTCAATGTGCCCCTCCAGCCCCACGACATAGACATAGCGCACAGACTGGGGAAATTCGATAATGCCAGGAAAAGAAGCATCATAGTGAAGTTCACTCACAGGCGCAAGAAACACGAAATAACCAGGTCCAGGCGGAAACTGAAGGGCTCCGGAATCACTATTTTCGAGGACCTTACAAAAACTAATCAGCAGAGATTGAAAGACGCATTTAAGGTAGACTGTGTACAGAACTCATATAGTGTTGATGGCAAACTTTACGTAATCCTAAAGAATGGAAAAAAGAGACGACTGTTTCCTGACACAAAACTAACTAATCAGTTTCTGGAAAACGATGCGAACTTTAATTACAGGAGAATTTGA